The Bdellovibrionota bacterium DNA segment AAAGAGCAATTGAGACTTCTTAAAAAAGGAGTTGTGGATTTAGTTTCAGAAAAAGAATTGTTAGATAAGCTCTATAAGTCTTTTAAAGAAAATAAACCATTGAGAATTAAAACTGGTTTTGATCCTTCAAGACCGGATCTTCACATTGGGCATACGGTTCTGATCAATAAGATGAAGCAATTCCAAGATTTAGGTCACACCGTAATCTTTCTCATCGGTGATTTTACGGCGCGCATTGGTGATCCAACAGGAAAGAATGAAACGCGTCCAGCACTCACAGAAGCTGAAGTGATCGAAAATTCTAAAACTTATGCAGATCAAGTATTTAAAATCTTAGATCCTAAAAAAACAGAAATTGCTTACAATGGAACTTGGTTCAATAAATTCAGTGCCATTGACTTTATCAAGCTCTCTGGTCAGTACACCGTTTCGAGAATGATCGAAAGAGATGATTTCAGTAAACGGTTTAAAGAGCATAAACCGATTTCTATTCACGAATTTTTATATCCCCTGGTTCAGGGTTACGATTCAGTGGCATTGAAATCCGATGTGGAATTGGGTGGAACAGATCAGCGCTTTAACTTGTTGGTTGGTCGTGAAATTCAAAAAGCCTACGGTGTTGAGCAACAATGCATTATGACGACCCCAATCTTAGAAGGTTTGGATGGTGTTAAAAAAATGTCTAAGAGTTATGACAACTACATCGGAGTGGATGAAAATCCAAAAGATATGTTTGGAAAAACTCTCAGAATTTCTGACGAGTTGATGTTTAAGTATTACGAACT contains these protein-coding regions:
- the tyrS gene encoding tyrosine--tRNA ligase gives rise to the protein KEQLRLLKKGVVDLVSEKELLDKLYKSFKENKPLRIKTGFDPSRPDLHIGHTVLINKMKQFQDLGHTVIFLIGDFTARIGDPTGKNETRPALTEAEVIENSKTYADQVFKILDPKKTEIAYNGTWFNKFSAIDFIKLSGQYTVSRMIERDDFSKRFKEHKPISIHEFLYPLVQGYDSVALKSDVELGGTDQRFNLLVGREIQKAYGVEQQCIMTTPILEGLDGVKKMSKSYDNYIGVDENPKDMFGKTLRISDELMFKYYELLTDLTVDQIEALKADMKSGKIHPKKVKVDLAKTLVTRFHSKEAADSAEKDFETVFVNKGLPSDIPEFKIKSGESLGICQFMTNVGLTASNSEARRLIEGKAVEFDGAKKIDPKEMVALKAGVKMTVKAGKHKFLKVVVE